The DNA window acgataattttagttttagttacttttgtaaccacaaaatacagtttcagttagttatcgtgtttttaaaaactcttgtttttatttttatttcagttaacgaaaatgttttttcaattctagttttcgttatttcgttagttttcgttaactataataaccttgctctgaTGCAGAACAAGACACTATCTTAGTGTTCTGTGCATAAGTGCACTCATTATTTAAAGATGTCAATTTTATTGAGCATTAAAGTagctttatatttgtatatttatatcaatataaaatgccttaaagatTGTTTTAGTCTAATGAAGGAAACACATCAAATCTAATGGAGTTTTATGGTACAGTGTCCATGCATCCATCATGGTCATGTCCTCCTCTTTACCCCAGTAGGTTTCCCAGCCAGCAGCCTGGCTCGCTCCGCTTCCTTCCTCAGGAGAATCACACACTTTCTTCTCATCAACTAGGTCAAAAATCACAAAgcaaaagaacaaagaacatcagaaaactaaactaaaacaaaaaaatcattgtaatatatatatatatatacaaattaaaatCGAATTGCCAACTTTATAAAAGGAAATGGCCATCTATCATAGATGCGCTGCAATAAAACACCAGGCAGGAAGATTCTCTCTGCCGTGGCCTCTATAAACAGGAAATGACATATCACTGTTGCCATGGACACAAGCAAATAGTGTCGTCCTACCCTTTCCTTATTCTCAAGTGCTTCTGCGTTTATCGAAATATTTTTGCGTttcattgtatatttttattaaatgtttttggtttttgtgaaatgtttgagtttcatgaaaaaaaattggaagtTTTGGAAATATATTTGCAACAGACCTTCAGGTGGATCCTAGTAATCTGTCTTATAcatttgtaaataataataataataataataataataagtaaatagcATTACCTTTGTTGTCAACAGCTGgatcatcttcctcctcttcctcagctgATTCGACCCAGTAGCTGGCAGCTCTCCGGCCCTGTCACATGACCAGAGAGAGGCTCATTCACTGCTCCACATATTTCACTTACTTTGATTTCTTTGACAGGAACATCTAGAACCAGGTGACGTACTGCTCTCTTATGGTCAGATGAGCTGGCAAAGGCCAAAGGTAGACCCATGCTGGCCATCAGCTGAGCCTCTTCATCCAacacctcctcttcttcctcaccTGCATCATCTGCTCCTGCAGGTTGAGGAAAAACGGATTTTAAAGacataataattcaaaaatctttTGATTTCACCCTGTTAAGCAACATATGTGTGTCATTtaatccagtagttctcaacctttttgagtcgcgacccccaatttaacatgcatgttgtctgcgacccccgctcactgaacacaatctcacacgcacagttcagatcacccaaaaaagacacaaaatgaccacaaaatgacaaaaaaagaaacaaaataacccaaaaaaaagaaaaacaatgaccaaaaaaagacacaaaatgactaaaaaaagacacaaaatgaccaaaaaaaaaagacacaaaatgaccacaacatgacaaaaacaagacacaaaatgactaaataaagacacaaaatgactaaaaagaacacaaaatgaccaaaaaaagacacaaaatgaccaaaaaaaggaaactaaatgaccaagaagacactaaatgaccaaaaaagactcaaaatgacaaaaaaaagacataaaatgacacaaaaaagaaaaaaaattaccaaaaaagacacaaaattactaaaaaagacacaaaatgacaaaaaaaggaaacaaaatgaccaaaaaagacacaaaatgacaaaaaaagacacaaaatgacacaaaaaagaaaaaaaaatacccaaaaagacacaaattgacaaaaaaaaggaaagaaaatgaccaaaaaagacacaaaatgacccaaaaaaaaaaaaaaaagactaaaacacattaacacatgaacactttaacacagtggagacagagctgacttccaaaatgatttggcgacccccagaaatcatctcgcgaccccaattggggtcccgaccccaaggttgagaacagatTTAATCAGTGGATGATCTCAAAACCAACAGGGGACTTGAACATCttccagaatttaaaaaaatgaccccGTATCCCCGAGTTACTACCCACCCTCTTGGTGAATGTAATGAGAAATTGTTCACCATACCTGGAACTCCAGCGTCTGTTGGATCTAATGAGAGCAACCGATTATCAGAGCGATACAGCTCCCGGTccctggacacaaacacaaacaagtcTGAATTATAATGCTGCAAACTGGATTGCTCCAACAGAATTACACTGTATAACATGCAATGACAACaaagatctatctatctatctatctatatatctatctatctagcaaTACAATAAAGCGTTGGCATTGTAACTTTGTAGATTCTCTGAACTCCAATCTTTAGGTTAAGATTTAATGATCGTATTTCCAATTTTTTGCGAGTCATAAAAGTGCATTTGAAGTCTGTTATCAGTTCGATTACATTTTGTGTTGTCATTTGACTTGGGTCTTAACTAAGGACTCGACTTGACATGACATAAGGCTCCTTCATACTGCCTTTCATGCTGCGACATGTACGCCTCTGTATTGTCTCGCCTACAACATGAAAAAGCCAAAAGGATGCTAAGACCAAGTGATCCATCacctctacagtcatggaaataattattagaccacccttgttttcctccatttcttgttcagttTAGTACCTGTTACAAATAAAGgtacaaatataacgataacaacaaaaatagctcataaaagttaaattgaagaactgatgtctagacattttccatgttttcattgataataaccaaaaccagtatcaagaaaaccatgttaaatgtctagatatcagctcttaaattaaactcttatgagctatttttgttattttcattatattgtcctaacaaatgtacctttagtttgaccaggcattaaaacgaacaagaaagcaaggagaaaacaagggtggtctaataattatttccatgatgTTTATTAAATGTGACGAATATGCTaaatgaggcagaaaacagctgcacacaccgGTACAGgcaccagttagtgtggaaaccagtaagggcATAACACCAGTACAGATGTTTCGGctcagacaaaatgacttggaACTTGTTTATGTGTCCGTTATGTGTCGCGTGTCTCTTCAAACATTTACCCACTGCTAACTTGGTGGGAACCAGCGCTGTGGGGACATAAAAGCTAAAAACGCTATGAAGTCTTACTGTACAAAGGCTCTGGAGCAGCGACAGAGAactctgtcctcctcttcctcacacaGCGTCCTGCTGAAGAGGATGTCCGCCACCAGCCTGCTCCTCTCCAGCATCATACTGGTCCCAGTACAGACACTCACTGGTCCCAgtacagacactcacacactgactgGTGAAGACTGGGTCAGTGGTCAGGAGCAGCAGGGTAATCCAGGGAGAAGAGGCGCCACCGGAACCACTTCTTCAACCCGGAAGTAATTagcgtttcttcttcttctgcttctttttcttcttcttcttcttcttcttcttgagtTTTTCGGCGGTACAGGCGCATTTCCGCCACCTATTGGACTGGAGTGTGGAGCAGCagattgacagaaaatgaaggagagaaaaaaataataataatgataataatgagataaaataaaaataaataaagtaataatagtaCAATTAAGATAAATACATGATTTAACGGGAAAAGGGGaacaataatatcaataatagcACATTAATATACaaagataaattattaaatacacAACTAAATTCTCTCTATAAGTCATTTTCCCTCAGGTTATTAAATAAaggctttttattcttttttttttttgactaaaAAGGATCACagcttataattattattattattattattattactactactactactactactactatacaaatataataataataataataataataataataataataataataataataataataataatgataataacaatattattattactttacaaaCTTTTTCATTGTGCTTCAATATGGCACAACAATAAAAGggctaaataattaaaacaaatcatgtttttggactgatGATACATTatcttaaaatacaaaataaaaaaaaataaaaaaaacccttgtaCACTAAGATTATGACGTCATCCAACCCCTGCTGCTGGTTCTACCCTCTTTgttgcaagaaaaataaaaataaaatacaaaaaaataagaaaaacccTCTTTGTTGCTGCTTCGGAACTCATTTTTCAGTTCGGTGTTTTCGGGGGACATAGAATCACTGTAACACCTTATATTGTCACACTTTAAGCAGTCCGGGTTTATGAATAGGACAGTTGTTATCTAAcatatttgtatgttttgttagtgtaatatttaatatacagtGTGGTGTTTTAACCTCGCTGTCCACAGAGGAGCACAGTAAGGTAACGTTGTATTAtttcttatattattattattattatattagctCCGCTCGGTGCTCTCTGTTTACCGCAgctcaataataaataatctcaCTATTATAACCCTGGACAGGCAAAAGGCTCTTATTATGAAAGGCGTGTTGTtcttgttatattatatttgaaaattataaaaagacagacagatgccagtgtgtttttcttcactgtagCTCTCTCCTTTATATGAGTATGAGACAGGGCAGTGTGTTCTCATAATATGAGATTTTGTTTAGATACGTGCCTGttattacaacacacacacacacacacacacattgtgtatcacaaCCTTCGAAGAGACTTGGACAGCTGATAGCCTGtccaagatagatagatagatagatagatagatagatagatagatgtacataaaataaacaataaaacaaacaattccacataccaatcagcaataaaataataagtgtataaatctaaaatgatgccataaataaaaacaatacaatcaaacagataaacatagtaaaataaaataaaagacgcagttaaaagttgtaaaataaataaaagacacagaggaccacaaaactcacgcagtgttaaaaagccaagggataaaaatgggtcttgagaCAGATAGATATGCCTTTTCTTAGGCAAAATTTAGATACCGATGTtgatatttctatttctatgtgACAGCTGATAGCCTGTCCAAGTCATAGGTGACTGGCCAATAGGATTCGGTTTGAGTgtaagtccaacttctgtagaTTATAgatagaaaatgtgaattatgacTAAGATTGGGGATCCTGTGAGAGCTGTGTcagagtccagcgctgcatAAATTTACATGTGATCTAATAAAAGGCCTGCATTAGGCATTAAgaccagtctttttttttctctggtgtttcggttttaggtttaggttttattttattttcacagttagaattacataaaatgacaaagataacatataatgtaaagtgcagggagaggcagaaaacccagatgggcttatttaaagcctccacctaaaatttcattagaaagtaattaactgataatagaaaaaacaaaagtataacatcaacaagttataatgacgtgtgtgtttACTCTGGGCTTCCTATTTAtaaaccagagagagagagagacctttACATTCTACAAAACGTtgtttttgacaaaacaatcaaatgtgCCTGTATTCCTGCAACATACAACTGACTTTacttaaagaaatacatttaaacaaatattcagtggcggtcctttggcccctgctgtggcccctgtgtcaaattaataataaaatgatcaatttataacgatgaacgacggaacaattcttacctattttttgttcaaacaaaatctcattgtgcacaaaaggaacccagaatgttacattgtaaaatagttgaattgtgcaataaaagcttttgtatatatataaaaaaaaagatcattctgactgtactgcactttcaaaataaaaaaaggtaattgtgcacaaaaatgagaaatgtcattgtcgaacaaaagtagttgttattgttggtaagtctcatttttTCAACATCAatttatttgtatcttccaaatatatttatatcccaaagcgtcagctaaatgacatgtaatgtaataatgtaatgtaaatttaaattagatttttaaataacctaaaataaaggatttgaatgcttgaatatcatctttgcagttttttaatgtgcccctctaattaaacactggcccctgctgggcccccacagtaaaactggtctagaaccgccactgcaaaTATTTCTGTCCATGCATTCATTGAGCTTTTAATGATTGAGTTTTCTCTGGTGCAGATGTTCTCCGTGCAGCATGTTCCTTCCCTCTGAGGAGTCTTGGTCCAGCTCAGAGCAGGATGCCGGCTGATGGGAACCAGTCGTGTCTGACGGTGGCAGAGGACACGTTCTCCCTCCTGGTATGCTCCCTCTACAGTTATAcacactgttttttgttttttttttcatgaaaagaggtaaaaaatattttattccaactttatgggcaaccgtgtatttACACTTTATTCCCACTGTactttgttgcattttaaataataataataataatatattaagcatgctttttttttttaaacatatttttattgcacattttgttaatttacaaacggtgaacaacatagaacaagaaggcacatacaagaaaaataataacaataatgatagcaataattatgattaaataaataaattaaaaaataaattaaaaaaataaaataaattaaaaaataaattaaaaaaataaaataaaataaattaataaaattaataaaattaataaataaataactggggaaagaaaaagagagagaaagaaaaaaaggggggggggggggggctttataaccacaaaataaataaatgaaaaaataagttttatacACACTGTtaatagaagaagaaaagaaatatgTACTTTATGAGTTCCTTTTCATATTATTCagggtttcttttcttttcttttttttacttttttacaacCTTGATTCCAAAAGAGGTGAGGCACTGTCACGCTGTGAAAAACCTTAATAGGAGAAGAGTGAAATTCACAATTCTGCAGatttacaacaacaaatatataagctaacataacatttatataacaataaatacagagtcatcagatttattttattacttatttattattgcaaTAAGCACAATACTCGCGTAAACTGCAACAATAAAAGCTGAACgaatgaataaagaaaatactgcaaaaaaaattaccaaaaagactaaaacactttaacacagtggagacagagctgacttccaaaataatttggcgacccccagaaatcatctcgtggccccaattggggtcccgaccccaaggttgagaacagctggtttaGAGGTAGATATTGGCCAGCTTTCATCATTCTTGTGAAGGTGTAGAACAGATGAACAGTCCTGGACATTTCTGGTTCTTCCTGTAAAGGGATGATCAtggatgaatgtgtgttttatcaGTGACTGTGGAGAACACGGGAAGAATATCCTGGAGAGGAAAAGCTAGAAACGTCTTCCCTGTCTCAGAGCGGTGGGGGGTCAGGGGGCTGATACCTCTGTCTCTCAGTAGAAGTCCCTGTTTAGAGCTGACTGAGTGAAGGATTAAGGCTCCATGCTCTGAGTGGGGCAGATTCAACCTGTCACTAAAGGAGGAATTTTAATCACAGCAACCTAAATCCCAGAGCCTGAACACCGATGGGGAGGAAGTCGTTCTGCTCCTTGTGTGAACAGAAGGCTCTGCTGAATGGAGCTCTTTTCATAATCACAATCATTTTTTATCACTTTCTAAGcgcctgtatatatatatacatatatatatatatatatatatatatatatatatatatatatatatatgtatatgtgtgtgtgtgtatatatggatgtatatgtgtatatatgtatatgtgtgtgtgtatatatatatatgtatgtatgtatgtatatatatgtatgtatgtatgtatgtatatatatgtatgtatgtatgtatgtatatatatatgtatgtatgtatatatatgtatgtgtgtgtgtgtatatctatatatatatatgtatgtatgtatgtgtgtggatatatatatatatatgtatgtatgtatgtatgtatgtgtatatatatatgtatgtatgtatgtgtgtatatatatgtatgtatgtatgtatgtatgtatgtatgtatgtatgtgtgtatatatatatgtatgtatgtatgtatgtatgtatgtgtatgtatgtatgtatgtatgtgtgtgtatgtatatatatatgtatgtgtgtgtgtgtatatatatatatatatatacattatgtatgtatgtatgtatgtatgtgtatatatatatatatatatatatatatatatatatatatgtatgtatatagataGAATGTGAGAGGTTGAGAGGGTCTGGACCACAGGGCTGAATCTAATTATTAACTATTGATCTGttcccaggtgtgtgtgttgcatgccTGGCAGGACTGGGCGGGGCTGGGTGACCTGGAGGACTACCTGAGTGTTCTGGAGTACCTGCTGTGGGTCTTCACCCCTCTGGCCATCGTCTTCATCCTGCCCTTCCTCATCGTCATCCTGCTGTACCTCTCTATACTCTTCCTCCATGTCTACAAGGTACGCAAACACGCTTTCTACTGTCAGCTCTGCTTCAACAGGGAATCAGGTTATTTACCAAGAGTTCAAGCACCCAAAAATGATTCCAAATGCCATTAATTACTTTTATGCATAAACAATAATGGCTGATGCTTTAGCATGAAACTACAAAAACAAGAAGTAAACAGAATcagaatagaatatataaaataaatgaatatgtgGAATAAACAGTAAGGGGTATGCAGACAATAGATATGTAATATAATAGAGTATTAGCAGTATAAACTGTTGTCtaaatcagctgttctcaaccttggggtcgggaccccaattggggtcgcgagatgatttctgggggtcgccaaatcattttggaagtcagctctgtctccactgtgttaaagtgttcatgtgttaatgtgttttagtctttttggtcacttaatgtcttttttttgttcattttgtgtctttttaggtcatttcgtgtctctttttttggatcactttgtggtcaatttgtgtcttttttggtcattttgtgtctttttttagtcattttgtgtctttttttggtcattttgtgtcttttttggtcattttgtgtctttttttggtcattttgtgtctttttttggtcaatttgtgtctttttttgtcattttgtgtcttttttgggtcattttgtgtcttttctggtcattttgtgtcttttttggtcattttgtgtcttttttgatcattttgtggtcaatttgtgtctttttttatcattttgtttactttttttggtcattttctttcttttttgtatgatctgaactgtgcgtgtgagattatgttcagtgagtgggggtcgcggacaacatgcatgttaaattgggggtcgcgactcaaaaaggttgagagctACTGGTCTTAATACACTAGATGTATacaaaatagcaaaatatataaacttatattatattgtactaTTAAATGTATAAACTTAGCACTGCTTTAGTTCTTTTGAAAATATTGTAATCAGCTCCTTGTTGGTGTTGAGGGAGAGGTTTGAAACAGCTCAGTTTATGAAACAATTCTGTACAAAAATCAAGGTGTCTtgtcctgtcttttttttgttcattttgtgtctttttaggtcattttgtttcctttttgggtcattttgtgttttttttggtcaatttgtgtctttttttggtcattttgtgtcttttctggtcattttgtgtctttttcgatcattttttAGTCAAGTAGTTGAGGGAGGGGTTTGTAATAGCTCAGTTTATAAAACAATTATGTACAAAAATCAAGGTGTCTTGTccttgcatcactcaaaaactgTCTCTTTCCTAATGTGTTCTTCTAACAGAAGAAGAACCAGCTGAGGGAAGCGTACTGCAACAACCTGTGGGACGGAGCCAGGAAGACCCTGGCCACGCTGTGGGACGGACATGGAGCCATCTGGCACGGTAAGAAACCATGTGCTTCATTTAAAACCAGTTTAATTTGGGTACATACTGCTGTAGGAGTGGCAGTCAGCAGAGCCCTCATCCCCCTGACAAACACAGCTGAgtggagtttatttatttatttaaaacagggacaatacatactaatgaacatatacatgtaaatatgtaagATTATAGCCAACggctaatttccatctttagtccctttggcaggttgatgtcaataccataataataacaataaaatcaataaaaccattttgtggtcattttttgtcattttgtggtcaattttgagtccttttttgcttaattttatgtaatttttttgtcattttgtgtcttttttgggccattttgtgtctttttgtggtcattttttgtcattttgtggtcaattttgagtcattttttgcttaattttaagtaattttttggtcattttgtgtccttttttggtcattttgtggggttttttttgtcattttgtgtcttttctggtgaatttgacttttttcggtcattttgtttctttttctgggctattttgtgtcttttttggtcaatttgtgtctttttgtggtcgttttttggtcaattttgagtccttttttgcttaactttatgtaatttttttagtcattttgtgtcatttaaaaaaaaaatcattttgtggtcaatttgattcttttttgggtaattttgtgtcttttctgacaaatcccaaagtagcaagttattactttacaaggagtctctggcttgagcgggggttgcggacaacatccatgttaaattgggggtcgcgactcaaaaaggttgagaactactggattaAAGTGCAGAGTGCtgaagtgttaaagtgttaggtgcataattatattgcagattgcccgattgcacagtaaatataaagtgctattttaaatgcacaataatcaatacacattacatttattaccAGCAATGTAAAGTAAAGTGCATCTTGTCTTGCACGTAGCCCTAAtacctaaaaagtaaataaagatataataAATAGTGAAGATATTAATGGAGAAGAGGGAGTATCTTTTAGGGAGTTACTTTAACTGACATAATCTGTATGCCTTGTTGTGTACTCCGGACTGTGTCCCAGGTTATGAGATCCATGGGATGGAGAAGATTCCTGACAAAGGACCAGCGCTGATAGTTTACTATCACGGAGCCATTCCCATAGACTACTATTACTTTCTTGCCAACGTTATCATCCAAAAGGGACGGCCCTGCCACTCTGTAGCGGACCACTTCCTCTTCAAGATCCCAGGTactcacatacatacaaatcTATAACCTTCTCTTGTTTGACAAATTTCATGACATGTTTGGTGATGTCACACAATCAGGACACAGAGAGTACAGGGGCATAAATGTAATGGTACCATTGggtgtccaccccacaggtattcactggctgaaggggggcttgaacctgcagaaatctctgatAATTCCCTTAGTCtgtgaggtgttcagtaggagatagttcttgtgactccagtcactgaaggcttttatcagatccctatattcagattcctgtccattcctgatacacgccacaacaGCAGTAGCAATTTGGCTCTTACTTTCAGAACCTTTTGATACTTCAATATGCCAGGTCAAGAATAATAGGTGGCCCCTGAAAAAAAATGGGTAAAATACCaactctttcttcttttttctctcttccactCGGCTCTTTCCTATTGCACTGTGTCCTTATATTACCCTTTATCATCCTGTCCCGTTCCTCCAGGTTTCAAGTTACTGTTGGAGGTGTTCAGTGTGATCCACGGTCCCCAGGAGGAATGTGTCCGAGCTCTGAGGAACGGTCACCTGTTGGGGATTTCTCCAGGTGGAGTGCGGGAGGCTCTGTTCAGTGATGAGACCTACCCTCTTCTCTGGGGAAACCGCAAAGGCTTCGCCCAGGTCGCCATCGACTCTCAAGTGGTGCGTTCATGTTTCTTTACATGCATCAACATTTTAATAGACATATTTCCtctgcacacatacagtacaagccaaaagtttggacacaccttctcattcaatgcgtttttctttattttcatgactatttacattgtagattctcactgaaggcatcaaaactatgaatgaacacatatggaattatgtacttaacaaaaaaaagtgtgaaataaccagtggtgggaaaagtattcagatcctttacttaagtaaaagtactaataccacactgtgaaattactttaCTTCaagcaaaagtcctgcatccaaaacttactgaagtaaaagtacaaaagtatcagcatcaaaatgtacttaaagtatcaaaagtaaaagtactgataacgcagaatggccccattcagattattttatatattctaaatgtattatgattgatgcatttatataagcagcgtttacattttctcaaggtacggctcattttaactacttaatatactgctatgtgcttaaaaaaatataaaagtctaatcaatttaaattgatcatgttttatgttaaatctcgacctaaaaagtaactaaagctgtaaagctgctaaatgtagtggagtaaaaagttcaatat is part of the Centropristis striata isolate RG_2023a ecotype Rhode Island chromosome 11, C.striata_1.0, whole genome shotgun sequence genome and encodes:
- the tmem68 gene encoding transmembrane protein 68 translates to MPADGNQSCLTVAEDTFSLLVCVLHAWQDWAGLGDLEDYLSVLEYLLWVFTPLAIVFILPFLIVILLYLSILFLHVYKKKNQLREAYCNNLWDGARKTLATLWDGHGAIWHGYEIHGMEKIPDKGPALIVYYHGAIPIDYYYFLANVIIQKGRPCHSVADHFLFKIPGFKLLLEVFSVIHGPQEECVRALRNGHLLGISPGGVREALFSDETYPLLWGNRKGFAQVAIDSQVPVIPMFTQNLREGFRSLGTLRFFRWVYERFRLPVAPIYGGFPVKFRTFLGDPIPYDPNINAAELAEKVQQAVQSLIDRHQKIPGNVLRALLERFH